Proteins encoded together in one Pseudoalteromonas xiamenensis window:
- a CDS encoding S8 family peptidase, with product MNYKKNLIVLSILSAATSAYANTSPELPLTKRDPLTFQQWHLQNVGQTGFSKSAGTVGQDLNVDFADRMGIKGRGITVSVIDTGVEISHPDLAGNVVPGSRNLIDGSDYPLDNHGHGTSVAGLIAAVEGNNIGGRGVAPYANLVGFNYLDEQSMASWMVSHGLSEDFRALDRFTDPRVFNQSYGSTPASPRNGDLSNDPAAELEEAIMQDITLNSHWGRGAIYVKSAGNSFGYYNTYINGVKYLVLPYENKEFFNNQGLPFHDANITVDNASNWNLVVSALNADGKLASYSSVGSNIFLSAPGGEYGEDAPAMVTTDLTGCDKGMNQTGPHGNSLHGGTELDPECNYAGTMNGTSSAAPNTSGAIATVMSANPALDSRTVRHLLASTARKTDPTNPGVMLSFENAQGEMVSYDAIPSWQTNAAGYNFHYFYGLGAVNVDDAVFKALFTGVSLPKLQVTDWQKEVADIAIPDASLDGAVSAMQVDQDLTIEAVQLKVNIDHERVRDVAIELTSPSGTRSVVLSPRTGFLRGNEGGFTDALMLTHHFYGENSKGNWTIKVLDTDKGNSYTLIYNQSAGLIGYNSKNNELAGVLKDWSLKIYGH from the coding sequence ATGAATTATAAGAAGAATTTAATTGTACTCTCGATACTGAGTGCAGCTACAAGTGCCTATGCGAACACGTCACCTGAGTTACCGTTAACGAAACGAGATCCGCTCACTTTCCAACAATGGCATCTACAAAACGTAGGTCAAACAGGTTTCTCTAAATCGGCGGGCACCGTTGGGCAGGACCTTAACGTCGATTTTGCTGATCGAATGGGCATTAAAGGTCGTGGTATTACGGTGTCTGTGATCGATACGGGAGTAGAAATCAGTCACCCAGATCTTGCGGGCAATGTGGTACCTGGATCTCGTAACTTAATCGATGGCTCGGATTACCCTCTAGACAACCATGGTCATGGTACATCCGTCGCTGGACTTATTGCTGCAGTAGAGGGCAATAATATTGGTGGTAGAGGCGTTGCTCCATATGCAAATTTGGTTGGTTTCAACTATCTAGATGAACAGTCTATGGCTTCTTGGATGGTCTCACACGGCCTATCAGAGGATTTTAGGGCACTAGATCGTTTTACGGACCCTCGCGTGTTCAACCAAAGCTACGGAAGTACTCCTGCATCACCTCGCAATGGTGATTTATCAAATGATCCTGCCGCTGAACTTGAAGAAGCAATAATGCAAGATATCACGCTCAACAGCCATTGGGGGCGTGGAGCAATATACGTGAAATCTGCAGGTAACTCGTTTGGATACTACAACACGTACATCAATGGTGTGAAGTACCTTGTATTGCCTTATGAAAATAAAGAGTTTTTCAATAACCAAGGTTTACCATTTCATGATGCAAATATCACGGTAGATAATGCGTCAAATTGGAACTTAGTCGTCTCAGCGCTCAATGCTGATGGTAAATTAGCCTCTTACTCATCTGTCGGGTCTAATATCTTTTTAAGTGCACCAGGTGGCGAATACGGTGAAGATGCACCTGCTATGGTTACAACAGACTTAACGGGCTGTGATAAAGGGATGAACCAGACCGGGCCTCATGGAAACTCGCTTCATGGTGGTACCGAGCTTGACCCTGAGTGTAACTACGCAGGTACGATGAACGGCACATCTTCCGCTGCACCAAACACCTCAGGCGCTATTGCAACTGTCATGTCTGCAAATCCAGCGCTGGATTCTCGTACAGTTCGTCATCTGTTAGCGTCAACAGCACGAAAAACGGACCCAACAAATCCAGGTGTGATGTTATCGTTTGAGAATGCCCAAGGCGAGATGGTTTCCTATGATGCTATACCGAGTTGGCAAACAAACGCGGCAGGCTACAACTTCCATTATTTTTATGGTCTTGGCGCTGTCAATGTCGATGATGCGGTATTCAAGGCATTATTTACAGGCGTATCTTTACCAAAGCTGCAGGTGACCGATTGGCAAAAAGAAGTCGCAGACATTGCTATTCCTGATGCAAGTCTTGATGGCGCAGTAAGTGCGATGCAAGTTGATCAAGATTTAACAATCGAAGCGGTTCAACTAAAAGTGAACATTGACCACGAACGCGTTCGTGACGTCGCTATTGAACTGACCTCGCCATCTGGCACACGAAGTGTGGTTTTAAGCCCTAGAACGGGTTTCCTACGTGGAAACGAAGGTGGATTCACGGATGCGCTGATGTTAACTCACCATTTCTATGGTGAAAACTCAAAAGGCAATTGGACTATCAAAGTACTTGATACAGACAAAGGTAATTCATATACCCTAATTTACAATCAATCAGCAGGTCTAATTGGTTATAACAGCAAAAACAATGAACTAGCTGGTGTATTAAAAGACTGGTCTTTGAAAATTTACGGTCACTAA
- a CDS encoding substrate-binding periplasmic protein, giving the protein MKLNRANLIIMLSIFFMYPSYAVQPKINWYTEDYPPFNYMHEGQIEGISIKVLRAMYEKLDWTFDEADILLMPWARVYKTLEDSPNACVFSITFTEERARQFNFIGPMIQNTVSLIGHKESDYSDVDLKNIPGLKVGVVKNDIGHQLLVKEGFHEYQFVYLKTGYELVRMLKLKRVDLIAYGDVIARFQFSRAHIDSNNYKIIAPLYQSFLGMACNKAVDGEVIKTLNQTLVEVLKVHPSLATWNEESVQ; this is encoded by the coding sequence ATGAAGTTGAACCGGGCTAATCTAATCATTATGTTGAGTATTTTCTTTATGTACCCATCTTATGCTGTACAGCCTAAGATCAATTGGTATACGGAAGACTATCCTCCCTTCAATTACATGCATGAAGGGCAAATTGAAGGCATTTCAATTAAGGTGTTACGTGCTATGTACGAGAAATTGGATTGGACGTTTGATGAAGCAGACATTCTTTTAATGCCTTGGGCTCGTGTCTATAAAACACTCGAAGATAGTCCTAACGCGTGCGTATTCTCAATTACTTTTACAGAAGAAAGAGCGAGGCAATTTAACTTTATTGGACCGATGATCCAGAACACCGTTTCACTTATAGGGCATAAAGAAAGCGATTATTCAGATGTCGATTTGAAAAATATACCGGGGCTCAAAGTTGGCGTTGTGAAAAATGATATTGGTCATCAACTTCTCGTCAAAGAAGGGTTTCATGAGTATCAATTTGTTTATCTAAAAACAGGTTACGAGCTCGTCCGTATGCTGAAATTGAAACGGGTCGATCTGATTGCTTATGGAGATGTCATTGCGCGCTTTCAGTTTTCACGGGCACATATAGATTCGAACAATTACAAAATCATTGCGCCACTATATCAATCTTTTTTGGGGATGGCGTGTAATAAAGCGGTTGATGGTGAAGTGATCAAAACCTTAAATCAAACACTTGTTGAAGTATTAAAAGTACATCCTAGTTTAGCAACCTGGAATGAAGAAAGTGTTCAATAA
- a CDS encoding alpha-glucosidase family protein, with the protein MANNEWWKGAVIYQVYPRSFQDTNGDGIGDLQGIIKRLDYIKSLGVDAIWISPFFKSPMKDFGYDISDYRDIDPMFGDLEDFDTLIEQAHARDIKIVIDQVLSHTSDQHQWFLESRESKDNDRSDWYVWADSKPDGTQPNNWLSIFGGPAWQWEPRRGQYYLHNFLTEQPDLNFHNPEVRAAVLANVEFWLAKGVDGFRLDAINFCYHDKQLRDNPAKPKELRQGRGFSEDNPYAFQYHYYNNTQPENLAFMEEIRTLLDRYPGTVSLGEISSEDSLQTMAEYTSDGNKLHMGYSFELLTNDYSAKYIRETVSRLEEVMTEGWPCWAFSNHDVERVASRWDQSGGNGQPLQASMLTSLLGSLRGSICMYQGEELGLGEADVAFEDLQDPYGKTFWPNFKGRDGCRTPMPWTADGDHLGFSKAKPWLPMGEQHASLTVDQQASKPTSVLNRYREFMAWRADKSILKYGNIEFIDTAEPVLAFYRTFEGETMLCAFNLGAVEASMDIDLASMFEHKELSHHTGEYSSGELRLPGFGCFFATI; encoded by the coding sequence ATGGCAAACAACGAGTGGTGGAAAGGTGCTGTTATTTATCAAGTGTATCCACGTAGTTTTCAGGATACGAATGGTGATGGCATTGGTGATCTGCAAGGGATCATAAAGCGACTAGATTACATAAAAAGCCTAGGTGTGGATGCTATTTGGATTTCACCATTTTTCAAATCTCCGATGAAAGACTTTGGCTATGATATTTCGGATTACCGAGATATTGACCCGATGTTTGGTGATTTAGAAGACTTCGATACGTTAATTGAACAAGCACACGCACGTGATATTAAAATCGTAATAGACCAAGTGTTAAGCCACACTTCAGATCAACACCAATGGTTCTTAGAAAGTCGAGAAAGTAAAGATAACGACAGATCAGATTGGTACGTTTGGGCGGACTCTAAACCAGATGGAACACAGCCTAACAACTGGCTATCGATTTTTGGCGGCCCTGCATGGCAATGGGAACCTAGACGTGGTCAATATTACTTACATAACTTCTTGACCGAACAGCCAGACCTTAATTTCCATAACCCGGAAGTAAGAGCTGCCGTACTTGCCAATGTTGAATTTTGGCTCGCAAAAGGGGTCGATGGCTTCCGTTTGGATGCAATTAACTTTTGCTACCATGACAAACAGCTACGTGATAATCCTGCGAAACCGAAAGAGTTGCGCCAAGGCCGTGGTTTTAGTGAAGATAATCCTTACGCCTTCCAATATCATTACTACAACAACACACAGCCTGAAAATTTGGCCTTTATGGAAGAGATCCGCACCCTTCTCGACCGCTATCCGGGAACTGTTAGCCTAGGTGAAATTTCGTCGGAAGATTCTCTCCAAACAATGGCGGAGTACACTTCCGATGGCAATAAATTGCATATGGGTTATAGCTTCGAGCTTCTAACCAATGACTACAGTGCAAAATACATCCGTGAAACCGTGTCGCGTTTAGAAGAAGTGATGACCGAAGGTTGGCCGTGTTGGGCGTTTAGCAACCATGACGTAGAACGAGTCGCGTCGCGTTGGGACCAATCTGGTGGCAATGGACAACCACTCCAAGCCTCTATGTTGACTTCGCTATTAGGCTCTTTACGTGGCAGTATCTGCATGTATCAAGGAGAAGAACTTGGGCTTGGCGAAGCCGATGTTGCCTTTGAAGATCTGCAAGATCCTTACGGCAAAACATTCTGGCCGAACTTTAAAGGTCGCGATGGTTGCCGTACCCCAATGCCTTGGACTGCGGACGGTGATCATTTAGGTTTCAGTAAAGCGAAACCGTGGCTTCCTATGGGTGAACAACACGCCAGTCTAACAGTTGACCAACAAGCTTCAAAACCCACGTCTGTTTTAAACCGCTATCGTGAATTTATGGCGTGGCGAGCGGACAAATCCATTTTGAAGTATGGCAACATTGAATTCATTGACACTGCTGAGCCGGTATTAGCGTTCTACCGTACATTTGAAGGTGAAACGATGTTATGTGCGTTCAACCTAGGCGCGGTAGAAGCTTCAATGGACATTGATCTGGCATCAATGTTTGAACACAAAGAACTTTCTCACCACACTGGAGAATACAGTTCAGGTGAACTTAGACTTCCTGGATTTGGTTGCTTTTTCGCAACTATCTAA
- a CDS encoding TonB-dependent receptor, with protein sequence MSMFKPSMLTLALVAAGVSSYSSYAAEEQAQKEDEKAVEVIEVKGFRASVVESINTKRFSTEVVESISAEDIGKLPDSSIAESIARLPGLTAQRLDGRASRVSIRGFGENESATMFNGREQVSISDNRGVEFDLYPSEIMSAVTVYKTPSASLEAEGIAGVINMQTIKPLSVDERALQFNGQVEETSFDKLNPDGNKRGYRGTISYIDKFADDTIGIAFAYTSMSSPNQEKRWNAWGYPEFEAGGKKYSILGGAKPFVRSSTLERDSVMFVLEAAPSDKLSMVFDALYVDFKDEKILRGIEIPFAWGQGQIPAEYATVDDATGFITSAATIGQRVVVRNDYEDRKADLKSFGFNSKYDIDDQWRVEFDASYSKVEREVWSLESYSGTGRGDGRGEADNIAYAFNGSNAGAQFGHNLDYSDYDLIKIGGPLSWGWSSALNEKYGVVGTEYENQLQDGFINAPTVDDELKSLKLAAKKTIESDFVNAVEFGVSYRDREKTKVSEGYFMTVSSFSYPDNPGMLTVPEKYRLGTANLDFIGMGNMIAYDSRQMVADGMFGLLAESLTNPSHATKSWSVSEEVTAAFVQANIDAEVAGFPVKGNAGLRYVRTQQASDGNAFGVVDGKVQLSPTHIEHDYSHLLPSLNLSMTLDDTQTLRFGAAKTISRPRLDEMNASINAKYNLTPDSNGNYWEVEGGNPTLEPKEAIGVDLTYENYFSPEGYFSVAVFNKNLTNWIFDGNYAIDMTGVADPSTGEVPPNSQGTGKGKVNGGGGTLWGYELSLALPFNLFHESLEGFGLIASHTKVKSDIQDHKGDDYQLPGLSDTIQSLTVYYERNGFQARTSMRKRDDFKGEVYGLGFNTDQVDIIGETIWDAQVGYDFSEGGIESLKGLTVTFQVQNITEEPFTSLSGDNALQVRDYQDYGRTYLLGFSYKY encoded by the coding sequence ATGTCAATGTTCAAACCAAGTATGCTCACTTTAGCACTTGTTGCTGCTGGCGTGAGTAGTTACTCGTCATATGCAGCAGAAGAGCAAGCACAAAAAGAAGACGAAAAAGCGGTAGAAGTAATTGAAGTCAAAGGTTTCCGTGCAAGTGTGGTGGAATCAATTAACACCAAACGTTTTTCTACTGAAGTGGTGGAGTCAATCTCTGCAGAAGACATTGGTAAACTACCGGACTCTTCTATTGCTGAGTCAATTGCTCGATTACCTGGTTTGACAGCTCAGCGTCTTGATGGACGTGCAAGTCGCGTGTCTATTCGTGGTTTCGGTGAAAACGAAAGTGCCACGATGTTCAATGGCAGAGAGCAAGTGTCTATCTCAGACAACCGTGGCGTAGAGTTTGATCTTTACCCTTCAGAAATCATGAGTGCGGTTACGGTGTACAAAACACCAAGTGCATCATTAGAAGCTGAAGGTATTGCCGGCGTTATTAACATGCAAACAATCAAGCCTTTGAGTGTTGATGAGCGTGCGTTGCAGTTTAATGGTCAAGTTGAAGAAACTAGTTTTGACAAACTGAATCCTGATGGAAATAAGCGCGGATACCGTGGCACGATTTCTTACATTGATAAATTTGCAGACGACACGATTGGTATTGCGTTTGCTTACACTTCAATGAGCTCGCCAAACCAAGAAAAACGCTGGAATGCTTGGGGTTACCCTGAGTTTGAGGCGGGTGGTAAAAAGTACTCTATTTTAGGTGGTGCAAAACCATTTGTACGTTCTTCTACACTTGAGCGTGACTCGGTTATGTTCGTACTTGAAGCCGCACCATCAGACAAATTGTCAATGGTTTTTGATGCACTTTATGTTGATTTTAAAGATGAGAAAATTCTGCGTGGTATTGAAATCCCATTTGCGTGGGGCCAAGGTCAAATTCCAGCAGAATACGCGACAGTTGATGATGCAACAGGCTTTATCACCAGTGCGGCAACGATTGGGCAACGAGTTGTAGTACGTAACGACTATGAAGATCGTAAAGCGGACCTTAAATCATTTGGTTTTAATTCGAAATACGATATTGATGACCAATGGCGTGTTGAGTTTGACGCGAGCTATTCAAAAGTAGAGCGTGAAGTTTGGAGTTTAGAAAGCTATTCAGGTACTGGCCGTGGTGACGGACGCGGTGAAGCCGATAACATTGCTTACGCATTCAATGGCAGCAATGCTGGTGCGCAGTTCGGGCACAACCTTGATTATAGTGATTACGACCTGATTAAAATCGGTGGTCCTTTGTCATGGGGTTGGAGCTCTGCACTGAATGAAAAATACGGCGTGGTTGGAACTGAATATGAAAACCAACTTCAAGACGGCTTTATTAATGCACCTACGGTTGACGATGAGCTTAAATCACTAAAATTGGCTGCTAAAAAGACCATCGAAAGTGATTTTGTCAACGCGGTAGAATTTGGTGTGTCATACCGCGACCGTGAGAAAACGAAAGTGTCTGAAGGTTACTTCATGACGGTAAGTTCATTCTCATACCCTGATAATCCAGGCATGTTAACTGTACCTGAGAAGTATCGTTTAGGTACTGCCAATCTTGATTTTATCGGCATGGGTAATATGATTGCCTATGATTCACGTCAAATGGTTGCAGATGGCATGTTTGGGTTACTAGCGGAAAGTCTAACGAATCCAAGCCATGCAACTAAGTCATGGTCTGTTTCTGAAGAAGTAACAGCGGCATTTGTTCAGGCGAATATTGATGCTGAAGTTGCAGGTTTTCCTGTAAAAGGTAATGCGGGTCTTCGTTACGTTCGTACGCAACAGGCGTCAGATGGTAATGCTTTTGGTGTTGTCGATGGTAAAGTTCAATTATCACCAACGCACATTGAGCACGATTATTCTCATTTATTGCCGAGCTTAAACTTGTCGATGACGCTTGATGATACTCAAACACTACGTTTTGGTGCAGCAAAAACAATTTCTCGCCCACGTTTGGATGAGATGAATGCGTCGATTAATGCGAAATACAATCTAACTCCAGATTCAAATGGTAATTACTGGGAAGTAGAGGGTGGTAACCCGACTCTTGAGCCTAAAGAAGCGATTGGTGTTGATCTTACTTATGAAAACTACTTCAGCCCAGAAGGTTACTTCTCAGTTGCTGTGTTCAATAAAAATCTAACGAATTGGATTTTTGACGGTAACTATGCAATTGATATGACAGGTGTGGCTGACCCATCAACAGGTGAAGTGCCACCTAACAGCCAAGGCACAGGTAAAGGTAAGGTAAATGGCGGCGGCGGTACTCTTTGGGGTTACGAGCTTTCACTTGCACTGCCATTCAACCTATTCCACGAAAGTTTAGAGGGATTTGGTTTAATTGCTAGTCACACAAAAGTGAAGTCTGACATTCAAGACCACAAAGGCGACGATTATCAGTTACCGGGTCTTTCTGATACGATTCAAAGCTTAACAGTATACTATGAGCGTAATGGCTTCCAAGCTCGTACGAGCATGCGCAAGCGTGATGACTTCAAAGGCGAAGTATACGGTCTAGGTTTTAACACAGATCAAGTAGATATCATTGGTGAAACAATTTGGGATGCTCAAGTTGGTTACGATTTCAGTGAAGGTGGCATTGAAAGCTTGAAAGGTCTAACTGTGACGTTCCAAGTTCAGAATATCACAGAAGAGCCGTTTACATCGCTTTCTGGCGACAACGCACTGCAAGTTCGTGATTACCAAGATTATGGTCGTACTTACTTACTTGGCTTTAGTTACAAATATTAA
- a CDS encoding tryptophan halogenase family protein, with the protein MNKNKIKSVVVVGGGTAGWITASLLSKVLGKVVDITLVESDDIATIGVGEASIPPMQPFNNALGIDESVFMSQTKATIKLGIQFEGWGKCTDSYMHAFGGIGKNFPFCDFYHYWLKARNEGFGGDFWDYSLNYQAAKAGKFSHLTNIPNTQLPGLSYAYHFDAGLYARFLRNFAEQSGVKRIEGKIKHVNQQEETGFVTELQLEDGVQIQGDLFVDCSGLHALLIDKTLNAGFDDWSHWLLCDRAIAIPCEHETTDIVPYTRSIAHSAGWQWQIPLQHRIGNGLVYSSRYMTDDEARKTLLNHLPGNPIGEPRFIKFRTGRVHNPWTKNVIAIGLSSGFLEPLESTSIHLIQTAAVRLIKHFPHNGISSVQVQKFNEQSRVEFERIRDFIILHYKLNERNDSSFWRHCAQMDVPPSLANKLTLFKDTGKLYRDDEELFTEIAWQQVLIGQGFLPNDHHPLGEMLSKAQLQDMFESLNTLVTETVRNLPSHNEFLKRVIRA; encoded by the coding sequence ATGAATAAGAACAAAATTAAATCTGTTGTGGTAGTCGGTGGTGGGACTGCTGGGTGGATCACGGCATCCTTGCTCTCCAAAGTTTTAGGCAAAGTTGTTGATATTACCCTTGTAGAGTCTGATGACATTGCAACCATTGGTGTGGGTGAGGCAAGTATTCCTCCTATGCAACCCTTCAATAATGCATTGGGTATCGATGAATCGGTTTTTATGAGTCAAACCAAAGCCACGATAAAACTTGGGATCCAATTTGAAGGGTGGGGAAAATGTACAGATTCGTATATGCATGCATTTGGGGGGATTGGTAAGAATTTCCCATTCTGCGATTTTTACCACTATTGGTTGAAGGCTAGAAACGAAGGCTTTGGCGGAGATTTTTGGGACTATTCACTAAACTACCAAGCTGCAAAAGCGGGTAAATTTAGCCACTTGACCAATATACCGAATACACAACTACCCGGCCTTTCTTACGCCTATCATTTTGATGCCGGGTTATATGCTCGATTTCTTCGAAATTTTGCCGAACAATCTGGTGTAAAGCGCATTGAAGGTAAAATAAAACACGTCAATCAACAGGAAGAAACCGGCTTTGTGACTGAGCTTCAACTTGAAGATGGTGTGCAAATCCAGGGGGATTTATTTGTCGATTGTTCGGGACTACACGCCTTATTAATTGATAAAACACTTAACGCAGGATTTGATGACTGGTCTCACTGGTTATTGTGTGACCGAGCTATAGCAATACCTTGTGAACATGAGACAACGGATATTGTCCCTTACACACGCTCGATTGCGCACTCGGCTGGTTGGCAGTGGCAGATCCCACTTCAACACCGTATCGGGAACGGCCTCGTTTATTCGAGTCGCTACATGACGGATGATGAAGCGAGAAAAACGCTTTTAAATCATTTGCCTGGAAATCCAATTGGTGAACCACGATTTATCAAGTTTAGAACAGGGCGAGTCCATAATCCATGGACAAAAAATGTCATCGCAATAGGCTTATCAAGTGGGTTTTTGGAACCGTTAGAGTCGACCAGTATTCATTTAATTCAAACGGCCGCGGTTAGGTTGATTAAGCACTTTCCTCATAATGGCATTAGTTCAGTTCAGGTTCAAAAATTTAACGAGCAAAGTCGGGTTGAGTTTGAACGTATTCGCGATTTTATTATTTTGCACTACAAACTAAATGAGCGAAATGACAGTTCATTTTGGCGACATTGCGCCCAAATGGACGTGCCTCCGTCGTTGGCGAATAAGCTTACTTTATTCAAAGACACAGGTAAGTTGTACCGAGACGATGAAGAATTGTTTACCGAAATAGCTTGGCAGCAAGTACTCATTGGGCAAGGTTTTTTACCCAATGACCATCACCCTTTAGGCGAGATGCTCTCAAAAGCACAACTCCAAGATATGTTCGAAAGTCTCAATACGTTGGTCACAGAAACAGTAAGAAATTTGCCTTCACACAACGAGTTTTTAAAGCGAGTAATACGTGCCTAA
- a CDS encoding glycoside hydrolase family 13 protein gives MLLCSPLTFAFNAVTRVEPLNWWVGMSNPTLQIMVTAPNAKQSWVLKNYDGVTLESVEFGDSQNYAFINLNISEKAKPGELELSSSDEKYRFYYTLSARAKGSAEREGFSTKDVIYLITPDRFANGDEQNDSLASMKEKADPTFRGGRHGGDLSGVITHLDYLQKLGISQLWLTPALHNDMETYSYHGYSITDLYLVDPRMGDNSLYKTLSIEAKARGIGLIMDMVPNHIGSEHPWMKDLPTHDWINYKGQFVGTSHARQTVQDTHASEFDKKRFTDGWFVPTMPDMNQRVPFLRNYLTQNAIWWIEFADLSGFRVDTFPYSDKTFLQFWLKSILAEYPNFNIVGEEWTAEAGISAYWQKGHQNKDGYESYLPTMMDFSLQQALVKALNEEENWNTGWIHVYQSIAKDFQFADPNNLLIFGDNHDMSRIYTQLHQNVENTKLAMTLLLTMRGIPQLYYGTEVLLDNGESDDHGDIRIDFPGGFKNQQVDAFTGEGLSREQREMQRYTEKLLAIRHNHPALQNGDLIHFSPFDEMYAYARGGEHPILIILNKGNEQKTVDMNRFAEIIRGKVSATELLSGQMYELENVRIGAKSALLLAL, from the coding sequence ATGTTGCTTTGTAGCCCTCTGACGTTTGCGTTTAACGCTGTAACACGAGTTGAACCACTCAATTGGTGGGTAGGGATGAGCAATCCAACGTTACAGATTATGGTGACAGCGCCAAACGCAAAACAGTCATGGGTACTAAAAAACTATGATGGTGTGACTCTTGAATCAGTTGAGTTTGGCGATAGCCAAAATTATGCCTTCATTAACCTAAATATCTCTGAAAAAGCTAAACCCGGTGAACTAGAGTTATCCAGCAGTGACGAGAAATATCGTTTTTACTACACGCTTTCAGCCCGAGCCAAAGGCAGTGCAGAACGAGAGGGATTTTCAACCAAAGACGTCATTTACCTAATTACTCCAGACCGATTTGCGAATGGAGATGAACAGAATGACTCTCTAGCATCCATGAAAGAAAAAGCGGATCCCACTTTCCGCGGAGGGCGCCATGGTGGAGACCTATCTGGTGTAATAACGCATTTAGACTATTTACAGAAACTAGGAATTTCCCAATTGTGGCTCACCCCCGCGCTTCATAATGATATGGAAACCTATTCGTATCATGGGTATTCGATTACCGATCTTTATCTCGTCGATCCTCGCATGGGTGATAACTCGTTATACAAAACGCTTTCAATAGAAGCAAAAGCGCGAGGAATTGGACTTATTATGGATATGGTTCCCAATCATATCGGAAGTGAACATCCTTGGATGAAAGATTTACCAACACACGATTGGATTAACTACAAAGGCCAGTTTGTCGGTACTAGTCATGCTAGGCAAACGGTCCAAGATACGCATGCGAGCGAATTTGATAAAAAACGCTTTACGGATGGGTGGTTTGTGCCAACGATGCCAGATATGAATCAACGAGTTCCATTCTTACGCAATTACCTGACACAAAATGCAATTTGGTGGATTGAATTTGCTGATTTAAGCGGCTTTAGAGTCGACACTTTTCCTTACTCAGATAAAACCTTTTTGCAGTTCTGGCTAAAATCCATTCTAGCGGAATACCCGAACTTTAATATCGTTGGTGAAGAGTGGACCGCTGAAGCTGGAATATCTGCTTATTGGCAAAAAGGACATCAAAATAAAGATGGGTATGAGTCTTACTTGCCTACGATGATGGATTTCTCGTTGCAGCAAGCGTTGGTTAAGGCGCTGAATGAAGAGGAAAACTGGAACACAGGATGGATCCATGTTTATCAGTCAATTGCCAAAGATTTTCAATTTGCAGATCCAAATAATCTTCTTATTTTTGGTGATAACCATGATATGAGCCGTATCTATACTCAGCTCCACCAAAACGTTGAAAACACGAAACTAGCGATGACCTTGCTGTTAACGATGCGAGGTATCCCTCAGCTTTATTACGGCACTGAAGTTTTGTTAGATAATGGTGAATCAGACGATCATGGCGATATTCGTATTGATTTTCCGGGTGGTTTTAAAAACCAGCAGGTAGATGCCTTTACTGGTGAGGGACTATCGCGAGAACAGCGCGAGATGCAACGATACACAGAAAAGTTACTTGCGATTCGACATAACCATCCAGCATTACAAAATGGTGATTTGATTCATTTTAGTCCATTTGACGAAATGTACGCCTATGCAAGAGGAGGTGAACATCCCATTCTGATTATATTGAACAAAGGTAATGAACAGAAAACTGTGGATATGAATCGATTCGCAGAAATTATACGTGGAAAGGTTTCCGCAACAGAGTTGTTGAGTGGTCAGATGTATGAACTCGAAAACGTGAGGATTGGTGCAAAGTCAGCATTGTTATTGGCGCTTTGA